A stretch of Bradyrhizobium sp. AZCC 2262 DNA encodes these proteins:
- the asd gene encoding archaetidylserine decarboxylase (Phosphatidylserine decarboxylase is synthesized as a single chain precursor. Generation of the pyruvoyl active site from a Ser is coupled to cleavage of a Gly-Ser bond between the larger (beta) and smaller (alpha chains). It is an integral membrane protein.), whose protein sequence is MTIRGLIARFTQQEDLNFLLTNRIPRAALTRFMGWFSKIENPLVRDASIACWRLFSDLDLSEAKKTEFKSLHDCFTRELRPGLRPADPDPAVVVSPSDGIIGAFGRIADTELFQIKGAPYSLLDLLGDPALVEQHRNGRFLTLRLTSSMYHRFHAPYDATIKRVTFIHGDVWNVNPIALKRVERLFCKNERAVLRTRLSTGEALTLVPVAAILVASIRLHFLDVTLNAQSRGPVDFACFARVKKGDELGWFEHGSTIIVLAPESFEFADGVADGARIRAGEPLLRKPQL, encoded by the coding sequence ATGACAATCCGGGGCCTGATCGCCCGCTTTACCCAGCAGGAAGACCTCAACTTCCTGTTGACCAACCGCATCCCGCGGGCGGCGCTGACCCGCTTCATGGGCTGGTTCAGCAAGATCGAGAACCCGTTGGTGCGCGATGCCTCGATCGCCTGCTGGCGGCTGTTTTCCGATCTCGATCTGTCGGAAGCCAAAAAGACCGAATTCAAAAGCCTGCACGACTGTTTTACGCGCGAACTCCGCCCGGGGCTGCGCCCCGCCGATCCCGATCCCGCCGTCGTGGTCAGTCCCTCCGACGGCATCATCGGCGCCTTCGGCAGAATCGCGGATACCGAGCTGTTCCAGATCAAGGGCGCGCCTTATTCGCTGCTGGATTTGCTCGGAGATCCCGCGCTGGTGGAGCAGCACCGCAACGGCCGCTTCCTCACGCTGCGGCTGACGTCGAGCATGTATCATCGTTTCCACGCGCCCTATGACGCCACGATCAAGAGGGTGACGTTCATCCATGGCGATGTCTGGAACGTCAATCCGATCGCGCTGAAGCGAGTGGAGCGCTTGTTCTGCAAGAACGAGCGCGCGGTGCTGCGCACGCGGCTTTCGACCGGCGAGGCGCTGACGCTGGTGCCGGTCGCCGCCATTCTTGTTGCCAGCATCCGCCTGCATTTCCTCGATGTCACACTCAACGCGCAGAGCAGGGGGCCGGTGGACTTCGCCTGCTTTGCGCGGGTCAAGAAAGGCGACGAACTCGGCTGGTTCGAGCACGGCTCGACCATCATCGTGCTGGCGCCGGAGAGTTTCGAATTCGCTGACGGTGTCGCCGACGGCGCACGCATTCGCGCCGGCGAGCCGTTGTTGCGGAAACCGCAGCTTTAG